From the Oncorhynchus nerka isolate Pitt River linkage group LG28, Oner_Uvic_2.0, whole genome shotgun sequence genome, one window contains:
- the LOC115120818 gene encoding oligodendrocyte transcription factor 3-like, with the protein MHSDSSSSRSSSPDMDGMYLRDHLNSVSSAQNELLQKMTSEHLSRHGENTSSGGSKYKLKKQVTEQEIQHLRLKINGRERKRMHDLNLAMDGLREVMPYAHGPSVRKLSKIATLLLARNYILMLNSSMDEMKRLVGEIYGGHHSAFHCGTVSGHSGNPAHQVHPLLGSALSSSTSSTLTTTLPGLTSIRAPHSLMKSAPAHPLQLGSGFQHWAGLPCPCPICQVPPPPHIPISSAGLTRLASGNKDVIK; encoded by the coding sequence ATGCATTCTGACTCCAGCTCGAGCAGATCTTCCTCACCAGACATGGATGGAATGTATCTCCGAGACCACCTCAATTCAGTGTCCTCCGCGCAGAACGAACTCCTCCAGAAGATGACGAGCGAGCATCTTTCCAGGCACGGGGAAAATACGTCATCTGGCGGGAGCAAGTACAAACTCAAGAAGCAGGTGACCGAGCAAGAGATTCAGCATCTGAGGCTGAAAATCAACGGGCGGGAGCGCAAGAGGATGCACGACTTGAACCTGGCGATGGACGGCCTCCGGGAAGTTATGCCTTACGCACACGGTCCGTCTGTGAGAAAGCTATCGAAGATTGCCACTCTCCTGCTTGCCAGAAACTACATCCTGATGCTCAACAGCTCCATGGACGAGATGAAAAGGCTGGTTGGAGAAATCTACGGCGGACATCATTCTGCGTTCCACTGCGGGACAGTGAGCGGGCACTCTGGCAACCCGGCGCATCAGGTGCATCCGCTGCTCGGGAGCGCGCTGTCCTCGTCCACATCCTCTACCCTCACCACCACCTTACCTGGACTTACCTCCATCCGAGCGCCTCACTCCTTAATGAAGAGTGCCCCTGCACACCCTCTTCAGCTCGGCAGCGGCTTCCAACACTGGGCAGGTTTACCGTGCCCGTGCCCCATATGCCAAGTACCTCCACCCCCTCATATTCCTATCAGTTCAGCGGGACTGACGAGACTTGCAAGCGGAAACAAGGATGTGATAAAGTAA